The following coding sequences lie in one Hoplias malabaricus isolate fHopMal1 chromosome 14, fHopMal1.hap1, whole genome shotgun sequence genomic window:
- the zbtb34 gene encoding zinc finger and BTB domain-containing protein 34, protein MEDSGGFIEFDVPEFSNTVLNQLNELRLQGKLCDIIVHIQGQPFRAHKAVLAASSPYFRDHTALGTMSGLSISVIKSPEVFEQLLAFCYTGHMELRLRDVISFLTAASFLQMQAVIDKCTQILEGIHSKISVPVPIGADTDEDCTSSRVVRNGLTEGGIFVNPTQISPPYYPRKSHCGEARASSRGPAQLAEEGQSDRGSSDSVSEQEVSMEAEPEQVDLIGKDGQVTDVHIKLEKTDRPTYSDSSSAGDDGYHTELVDGEQVLAVSVGSFGPVLPPAGYTYSALPSPCFVSISPSSPSRSILSGFRGGRARPKRPIPVSAEILSQLKPGTEDAEGAATGATFENDMRERSLRGQWYPFNERLICIYCGKSFNQKGSLDRHMRLHMGITPFVCKYCGKKYTRKDQLEYHIRGHTDNKPFHCQICGKCFPFQGTLNQHLRKKHMGSGTDANNHTDSLVEAAEGQQAATEDTSEVTYRVYADDGPANNASGENGKCSPQEAPVSRCDY, encoded by the coding sequence ATGGAGGACAGTGGTGGCTTCATAGAGTTTGATGTGCCTGAGTTCAGCAACACCGTTCTGAACCAGCTCAATGAGCTCCGGCTCCAGGGTAAGCTTTGCGACATCATTGTGCACATCCAGGGCCAGCCATTCAGGGCACACAAAGCTGTCTTGGCCGCCAGCTCCCCCTACTTCCGTGACCACACGGCTCTGGGCACAATGAGCGGCCTCTCCATCTCCGTGATCAAGAGCCCCGAAGTGTTTGAACAACTGTTGGCCTTCTGCTACACAGGGCACATGGAGCTGCGTCTGCGTGATGTTATCAGCTTCCTTACTGCTGCCAGCTTCTTGCAAATGCAGGCTGTCATTGACAAGTGCACTCAGATCCTGGAGGGTATTCACTCCAAGATCAGTGTCCCCGTGCCCATTGGAGCAGATACTGATGAAGACTGCACCTCCTCCCGAGTTGTTCGCAATGGCCTGACAGAAGGAGGAATTTTTGTAAACCCAACTCAGATTTCCCCACCCTACTACCCAAGAAAGAGCCATTGTGGAGAAGCTAGGGCATCAAGCAGGGGGCCTGCGCAGTTAGCAGAGGAGGGTCAGTCAGACCGCGGCAGCAGCGATAGTGTTTCTGAGCAGGAGGTGTCCATGGAGGCTGAGCCAGAACAGGTGGACCTGATTGGAAAGGATGGCCAAGTGACAGACGTTCACATCAAACTGGAGAAAACGGACAGGCCCACCTATTCTGACAGCTCATCAGCAGGTGATGATGGCTACCATACAGAATTGGTAGATGGGGAACAGGTGCTAGCTGTGAGTGTGGGATCCTTTGGCCCAGTGCTGCCCCCAGCTGGCTACACTTATTCTGCACTACCGTCACCCTGCTTCGTGAGCATAAGtccatccagcccctctcgttCAATCCTCAGTGGTTTCCGAGGTGGTCGAGCCAGGCCTAAGCGTCCAATTCCAGTCTCAGCCGAAATTCTCTCTCAGCTCAAGCCAGGCACTGAGGATGCAGAGGGAGCAGCGACAGGTGCAACCTTTGAGAACGACATGAGGGAGCGCAGTTTGCGTGGCCAGTGGTACCCCTTTAACGAACGCCTCATCTGCATTTACTGTGGCAAGTCCTTCAACCAGAAAGGAAGTCTCGACCGCCACATGCGCTTGCACATGGGCATCACTCCTTTTGTCTGCAAGTACTGTGGCAAGAAGTACACCCGCAAAGACCAACTGGAGTATCACATCCGCGGCCACACAGACAACAAACCCTTCCACTGCCAGATATGCGGCAAGTGCTTTCCCTTCCAAGGCACTCTCAACCAGCACTTGCGTAAGAAGCACATGGGCTCAGGCACCGATGCTAACAACCACACAGACTCTCTGGTGGAAGCAGCAGAAGGCCAGCAGGCGGCAACAGAGGACACCTCAGAAGTAACTTACAGAGTGTATGCTGATGATGGGCCAGCGAATAATGCCAGTGGTGAGAATGGCAAGTGCAGTCCCCAAGAAGCCCCCGTGTCTAGATGTGATTATTAA